A region of Ornithodoros turicata isolate Travis chromosome 5, ASM3712646v1, whole genome shotgun sequence DNA encodes the following proteins:
- the LOC135395687 gene encoding uncharacterized protein LOC135395687: MRLDQSLSHYLRLAIRHHRHPLVRALIRRPASGYSQAVLAHRSIIPKHKSLPKHPDPLWALPTPPVRVEVPGVSSKKTASTVVLLQLTLAVLDSDRGKIQVFTDASTTRSGSACAYVIPQLSAEGCARLSHRTPAAAAELHVICMALVFIASSPSPAQWSIYTDSKAALQVLLYSTGSGCLSPMVHDVLEVYTSAVSRGHDIQLQWVPGHCGVPGNEAADAAARRAHLARGVRTNPVYFTRGDSKSTMNAVVKRLSGEHWRRCVPVNSLLHKVDQDLQFLMPPALPRAVTSIIHRLRLNVPYTGRLLFNLGKVSTPNCSECGVLEDTEPVMEACPRYREPRLSLEAALARLDNSPFSVGKVRGCWPAQHQVSALRALVDFLTASDLLDTL, from the coding sequence ATGAGGCTCGATCAGTCTCTTAGCCACTATCTAAGGCTGGCAATTCGCCACCATCGACACCCCTTAGTCCGCGCTTTGATTCGTCGTCCAGCGTCTGGGTACAGCCAAGCCGTTCTTGCCCACCGAAGCATCATCCCTAAGCACAAATCTCTGCCGAAGCACCCTGACCCACTATGGGCCCTGCCCACACCCCCTGTCCGTGTCGAGGTACCTGGAGTGTCCTCGAAGAAAACTGCTTCGACGGTTGTTCTACTGCAGCTCACCTTGGCCGTGCTTGACAGCGATAGAGGGAAGATTCAGGTTTTCACCGACGCATCAACGACGCGTTCCGGCTCTGCTTGCGCCTATGTGATCCCGCAGTTGTCAGCTGAAGGATGTGCAAGACTCTCACACCGCacgccggcggcggcggcggaactGCACGTGATTTGTATGGCGCTTGTCTTCATTGCATCCTCTCCATCCCCAGCTCAGTGGTCCATctacaccgactccaaagccgcCTTACAAGTCCTTCTCTACTCTACAGGATCGGGATGTCTGTCCCCAATGGTGCATGACGTCCTTGAAGTGTACACCTCTGCCGTATCACGGGGACATGACATCCAGTTGCAGTGGGTCCCTGGTCATTGCGGTGTCCCCGGAAATGAGGCTGCGGATGCAGCTGCCAGGCGTGCCCATCTAGCGCGTGGCGTTCGCACGAACCCCGTCTACTTCACAAGAGGGGATTCAAAGAGCACGATGAACGCAGTAGTGAAACGTCTGAGCGGGGAACACTGGCGTCGatgcgttccagttaactcactgctgcacaaagtggatcaagacctgcagtttttaatgccCCCAGCGCTCCCCCGGGCAGTTACCTCTATCATTCACCGGCTACGTCTCAATGTGCCATATACCGGCCGCCTCCTCTTTAATCTTGGGAAGGTTTCCACACCGAATTGTTCTGAGTGCGGGGTATTGGAGGACACAGAGCCTGTTATGGAAGCCTGCCCTCGATACAGAGAGCCTCGTCTTTCCCTTGAGGCGGCACTAGCCCGCCTCGACAATAGCCCTTTCTCCGTTGGGAAGGTTCGAGGCTGCTGGCCTGCCCAACACCAGGTGTcggcattgcgcgctcttgtggacTTCCTTACCGCTTCGGACTTGCTTGACACTCTGTGA